One region of Culex pipiens pallens isolate TS chromosome 2, TS_CPP_V2, whole genome shotgun sequence genomic DNA includes:
- the LOC120423122 gene encoding phospholipase A1 VesT1.02-like isoform X2, translating to MLITMKIFLISTFVGGGFVIYAQAQHLLAQALYLGDPNSYNTSKEDCVWKRGNGEDRCPDADIRTILYTSGIVKEKFVFDMDHPDWLNDTEWEPAKENIILVHGYAGGDDTLPIAVLRDAYIKHGGYNVFLVDWGALGQPPCYVAAVYNIRPIAACLSQTVMKLRRLGLPPDRTTCVGHSLGAHICGLMANHLNFRLERIIALDPARPLIKPGNMNRLDSGDAKSVQVIHTNAGHYGEGGRVGHIDFCINGGRRQPYCGNSTNINLCSHIWAVCYLAQSIFEGMEPMAEPCNRRCPTNVLIPPGRQGRGRFGYAIGYAIPMGQKTPMSASGSYCIKDTTPPFCPTSATSPGDLRCCI from the exons ATGTTGAtaacaatgaaaatatttctgaTTTCGACGTTCGTCGGCGGTGGCTTCGTGATTT ATGCCCAGGCGCAACATCTGCTGGCCCAGGCCCTCTACCTGGGCGATCCGAACTCGTACAACACCTCGAAGGAGGACTGCGTGTGGAAGCGCGGCAACGGGGAGGACCGCTGCCCCGATGCGGACATCCGGACCATCCTGTACACGTCCGGCATCGTGAAGGAGAAGTTTGTG TTCGATATGGACCACCCCGACTGGTTGAACGACACCGAATGGGAGCCGGCAAAGGAGAACATCATTCTAGTTCACGGCTACGCCGGCGGTGACGATACCTTGCCGATTGCGGTTCTGCGAGACG CCTACATCAAGCACGGTGGGTACAACGTGTTCCTGGTGGACTGGGGTGCGCTGGGACAACCCCCGTGCTACGTGGCTGCCGTGTACAACATCCGTCCGATTGCGGCCTGTTTGTCCCAGACGGTGATGAAACTTCGTCGGCTGGGACTGCCCCCAGATCGGACGACTTGCGTTGGACACTCGCTCGGAGCTCACATCTGTGGACTGATGGCGAATCATTTGAACTTCCGACTTGAGCGAATCATTG CTCTGGATCCTGCCCGTCCATTGATCAAACCAGGAAACATGAACCGGCTGGACAGTGGCGACGCCAAATCCGTCCAGGTCATCCACACGAACGCCGGCCACTACGGAGAGGGTGGACGAGTTGGCCACATCGATTTCTGCATCAACGGAGGCCGTCGGCAGCCATACTGTGGCAACAGCACAA ACATCAACCTGTGCAGTCACATCTGGGCCGTGTGCTACCTGGCGCAGTCCATCTTCGAGGGTATGGAACCGATGGCGGAACCGTGTAACCGACGATGCCCCACCAACGTGCTGATTCCGCCGGGACGGCAAGGTCGAGGCCGCTTCGGGTACGCCATCGGATACGCGATCCCCATGGGACAAAAGACACCGATGAG TGCTTCCGGTTCCTACTGCATCAAGGACACCACGCCGCCATTCTGTCCGACGAGTGCGACATCGCCGGGAGATCTGCGGTGCTGCATATGA
- the LOC120423122 gene encoding phospholipase A1 VesT1.02-like isoform X1: MLITMKIFLISTFVGGGFVIYHFIDAQAQHLLAQALYLGDPNSYNTSKEDCVWKRGNGEDRCPDADIRTILYTSGIVKEKFVFDMDHPDWLNDTEWEPAKENIILVHGYAGGDDTLPIAVLRDAYIKHGGYNVFLVDWGALGQPPCYVAAVYNIRPIAACLSQTVMKLRRLGLPPDRTTCVGHSLGAHICGLMANHLNFRLERIIALDPARPLIKPGNMNRLDSGDAKSVQVIHTNAGHYGEGGRVGHIDFCINGGRRQPYCGNSTNINLCSHIWAVCYLAQSIFEGMEPMAEPCNRRCPTNVLIPPGRQGRGRFGYAIGYAIPMGQKTPMSASGSYCIKDTTPPFCPTSATSPGDLRCCI; the protein is encoded by the exons ATGTTGAtaacaatgaaaatatttctgaTTTCGACGTTCGTCGGCGGTGGCTTCGTGATTT ATCATTTTATAGATGCCCAGGCGCAACATCTGCTGGCCCAGGCCCTCTACCTGGGCGATCCGAACTCGTACAACACCTCGAAGGAGGACTGCGTGTGGAAGCGCGGCAACGGGGAGGACCGCTGCCCCGATGCGGACATCCGGACCATCCTGTACACGTCCGGCATCGTGAAGGAGAAGTTTGTG TTCGATATGGACCACCCCGACTGGTTGAACGACACCGAATGGGAGCCGGCAAAGGAGAACATCATTCTAGTTCACGGCTACGCCGGCGGTGACGATACCTTGCCGATTGCGGTTCTGCGAGACG CCTACATCAAGCACGGTGGGTACAACGTGTTCCTGGTGGACTGGGGTGCGCTGGGACAACCCCCGTGCTACGTGGCTGCCGTGTACAACATCCGTCCGATTGCGGCCTGTTTGTCCCAGACGGTGATGAAACTTCGTCGGCTGGGACTGCCCCCAGATCGGACGACTTGCGTTGGACACTCGCTCGGAGCTCACATCTGTGGACTGATGGCGAATCATTTGAACTTCCGACTTGAGCGAATCATTG CTCTGGATCCTGCCCGTCCATTGATCAAACCAGGAAACATGAACCGGCTGGACAGTGGCGACGCCAAATCCGTCCAGGTCATCCACACGAACGCCGGCCACTACGGAGAGGGTGGACGAGTTGGCCACATCGATTTCTGCATCAACGGAGGCCGTCGGCAGCCATACTGTGGCAACAGCACAA ACATCAACCTGTGCAGTCACATCTGGGCCGTGTGCTACCTGGCGCAGTCCATCTTCGAGGGTATGGAACCGATGGCGGAACCGTGTAACCGACGATGCCCCACCAACGTGCTGATTCCGCCGGGACGGCAAGGTCGAGGCCGCTTCGGGTACGCCATCGGATACGCGATCCCCATGGGACAAAAGACACCGATGAG TGCTTCCGGTTCCTACTGCATCAAGGACACCACGCCGCCATTCTGTCCGACGAGTGCGACATCGCCGGGAGATCTGCGGTGCTGCATATGA
- the LOC120423095 gene encoding phospholipase A1, translating to MSPLVRLVLILSLAAEARCLFSGGVFDLNFFKCMWRKDYDCPHEDIRFFLYTPTVRKGRLIDITRPKSVFRAGFKAHRETAIIIHGFNGTQTSKHIMFLKDAYLSRKFNVFAVDWERISAYPCYLSSLSNTKLVSQCTAQLYSFITFTGSRSKQITCVGHSLGAHICGMMSNHLTKRQHKIIGLDPAKPLIENHASTRFRLTKDDAKVVQVVHTNAGFLGQSSFSGTIDFCINGGQTQPYCNGDQIKQARCSHFLSVCYLANAIFARTHTSMAFRCPNGCVKNNRIPFIPMRYSGRNRGRMKYYRIGQDTPDDATGGYCVHMEQAMNCPFN from the exons ATGAGTCCTTTGGTGCGTCTGGTGCTGATTCTATCGCTGGCGGCAG AGGCTCGGTGCTTGTTTTCGGGTGGTGTCTTCGACCTAAACTTTTTCAAGTGCATGTGGAGGAAAGACTACGACTGCCCGCATGAGGATATACGATTTTTCCTCTACACACC caccgtCAGGAAGGGCAGACTGATCGATATCACCCGGCCGAAGAGTGTCTTCCGGGCGGGCTTCAAGGCGCACCGCGAAACGGCCATCATCATCCACGGCTTCAACGGGACGCAAACCAGCAAGCACATCATGTTCCTAAAGGACG CTTACCTCTCTCGCAAGTTCAACGTGTTCGCCGTCGACTGGGAGCGAATCTCGGCTTACCCGTGTTACCTGTCGTCGCTCTCCAACACCAAACTGGTGTCTCAATGCACCGCTCAG CTCTACTCGTTCATTACCTTTACCGGGAGCCGCAGCAAGCAGATCACGTGTGTGGGCCACTCGCTGGGGGCTCACATCTGCGGCATGATGTCCAACCATTTGACCAAGCGGCAGCATAAAATCATAG GATTAGATCCAGCTAAACCATTGATCGAAAACCACGCTTCAACTCGGTTCCGGCTGACGAAAGATGACGCCAAAGTGGTCCAGGTCGTGCACACCAATGCCGGCTTCCTCGGGCAGAGTTCCTTTTCCGGAACGATCGATTTCTGCATCAACGGTGGACAAACCCAGCCGTACTGTAATGGTGATCAGATCA AGCAAGCCCGCTGTAGCCACTTTCTGAGTGTGTGTTACCTGGCGAATGCCATCTTTGCGCGAACGCACACCTCGATGGCGTTCCGGTGTCCGAACGGGTGCGTCAAGAACAACCGGATACCGTTCATTCCGATGCGGTACTCGGGCCGCAACCGGGGCCGGATGAAATACTACCGCATCGGGCAGGATACGCCGGATGA cGCCACCGGTGGTTACTGTGTTCACATGGAGCAAGCAATGAACTGTCCCTTCAACTAG